Genomic window (Vigna unguiculata cultivar IT97K-499-35 chromosome 10, ASM411807v1, whole genome shotgun sequence):
ATTAAACCTCGTATTATTAAACTTGATACAATGTATGGTATAAGTATCCATGGAACTTAATTGTAATGAATAGGTAAATTAGTTTACCGGATTCCCATCAACTAGACTATCTTCAAACATACTCAAGTCTGCACCACTAATCATATTGAACTCAACACCATCATTCTTAAAATAGTAAGGTGGCAGAAGAGTGGGTGCTGCTGAAGCCGATATGCATATATCCGACAACAAGGCATTGAAGTAGGGATACTTCTCAACCTGCATCAacaaaacttttatattaattttttttttgtcagtgaatataaaaataatatatatgcatATGGTGCTAACCTTGTAGGTTGAGAATATGACTGGCTTTTGTGTCTTGATGTCGAAAGTTGGGATGACAACATTGGTGAGTGTTTGACTAAGTCGTGTATCGTTCAACACTGCACGAGTTATGTTATGTAAATACTCCCCATCGTACTTGGGACCGTCTCCAGGTCTGCATGTTGGTTGTTTCATCTTCACAAACACAGAGGAAAGCACATGTTATTATTAGTTGCTGTTAAATGTTAATATTGATGATGTTCTCAGAAAATCAATGCTATTATATTATACCTAGATGAATTGAATACATGAGGACCATTTTGTTTGTAGAAGTCTACAATTTGTGCAGGAGTAAAGGCACCACGATTAGGATCATCATGGCTTGGGGTGGCTAACATAGCTGTTATGAGTGCACCAGTGCCACTCCCTCCTATCACATCAAAGTAATGTGCTAAATCTGCATTTGGATCCTTACCCTGCAACTCAACCAAATTCAAGTTAACCACATAAACATTCATCCATTCATGCCATTTCAATACATATATGCAGAGTATATAAAGAATAAGAATGAACCTTAAGAGCCTTATCTAAGTGATCAAGAACTTTTGCTGGAATAATCCCTCTGATTCCACCACCATCAATGCTCAGAATAGTTAATGTGTTTCCACTGTCAGATTGTGGCAGTTTCTGGGTACTGAATCCACCAATCACTTGCCCagcaaacaacaaaacaaagaaaacaaaatgagCCATTAATTGCTTCACAAGGTAGTATAGAAGTAGTGAGAGAATTGTGTGATTTGTTCTCAAATGCAGAGGCTATTTATAGAAATGTTTTTGCAGGATACATGCATGTACCATGATTAAACAAATGTTGGCACATGTTATATAATGGTGCTGCTCATCAAGCTGCAGAGTTTTAAATCCAGTCCactctattatatatattttaatgaagaATTCGTAAAACGTGTTGTCTCCATTATTTAATACAAGCTGGTCTAAGCATTCATGTtctgtttatattttagaataacgTTGAAGGAGGGAACCGCTACAAACTTATCTGGTTTAGTATAACAAAAATGatctttttctaatttaatcaCTTCAAGTAAAAACTCAAATTTAACGGttaaattttacataatataataCGATAGTAGGCAGGAGGAGCAATATAAAGATTTAGTTATTCAACAACTTGATAATATGTGCATATATAAACTGAGTATGGAGAGTAACTATTTAAAATTCTTGTTCATCATCTCCCCATAGTGAAAGCAATGTAGACAACAACTCTCTGGTGTGAAAACGTGTCTGGTTAAAACTTTTGCACATCCTTAATGTCTTCTATAGTTTTGTGGATGACACTTAGCAAACATCCAACATGTTTTAGTTATTAAACACTATATTTATGAGCTTTGAGATTGCTTTAGATCTAACTTAATTTTCACAAAAAGCAAAATTGAGTGATGCGTGTCagattcaaattattttttatgcatCATAGTTGCCTTCATTGTTTATAATCTCTACAGCTTTCTATACATGTTTCTGTCCACTTGTAAATAGATGAAATTAATTGAGGagaaattctttaaaaaacCATCTTTATAGTCAACCTTAATCTATATTAATCATATTAGCTTTAGAGATTGATTCACATGCTACATTTCGATTGGTGGAAATATTTTAAgacattgtttttattttatgcatTCATATTCATGCCCTTAAACATGTGTTTCATAAGACATAATAGAAATGGGATAAATTTAGATTGACTGAAACATAAACTtagattgatatatatatatatatatatatatatatatatatatatatatatatatatatatatatatatatatatatatatatatatatatatatatatatattatatcaagTTGTCTCTAAAagtttatatgttattttaatattttatttaattttttttatgaagtatataaattagttatgaTATACTTAAGTTATGAATCATTTTAATGAAAGTATGTTATATATTGTCTCTTTGATGTTCCAGTCAGAGATGACAATTAAATTCGTACCTTTGGGTATCATCCAAACTCATCTCTGTTTTAACGGAAAATCTTCATATTGGCTGGGTATGAATATAGGTATGGATAAGACCCGAAGTTTTCAACTGAGAATGGGAATGaggatgaatatatatatatatatatatatatatatatatatatatatatatatataaaatataatatatattgtcaattgcttcagttttagatccaaagtacaagatggacatgttaaaatattatttttataaattgtatggtattGATTTGATCTAAAACTTAATAGTATTTGTCAAATGTTCAAtaatttggttttggaatatcaataaaaaaaaaatgaaactttttATAAATCTACATTGTTAGGGTTGGAAATGGTTGTTGATAATGATGGGAATGGATTTTTAGAGATTATTTTAACGTCACCCAATATGATGTCAGGATTTAGACAAATGTCAAAAATCGAAAATATTGGacgttaaaagtttttttttagtgtcCATGTCCTTACACATTTGGGCATAAgacaaatgaaaagggatgaacttatttatatatatatatatatatatatatatatatatatatatatatatatatatatatatatatatatatatatatatatatatatatatatatatatatatatatatatatatatactgaatGGAAAACTAATTATTATCTAATTGATAAGGTTCACCTAACTgattataatcaattaaaaaaaaatatagaaattgaACATTTTGTGCATGTTGGATATATATTCTCATTATTATCTTCCCCTGCAAATATAAATTCGGGAACTAAATAGGGCACGTGACTGTGCTTTAAAATTAGCATCCTATCTGTACTTATCTTCTTGAAGGATTAAATGCAAAACCTTTTACCTAACTCACatagtttaattaataattgagtGTATGTTATAGAGTAGGTTACACgcaattctcattttttttctttaagatataatttttttattattttaaagtgaaaatatatttaattctatgattaaatatgtttttgatcttttaattttgagtgaaaattggaattagtcctttttaaaagtttgaagcaatttagttttctatttttataaatgtgtgaatttattccttttaactaaattttattaaatttatttgatgtttcaaatgtgttttattatagtatttgagttgcttgcaccatttgacacattttctctttaatgttagctgaaaattttcttttcaaaagaagaaatatattgaatagGGACAATGAATTGTCTCAACCCATACATAAagtaatatatacaaaaagaaagCAAATGACAACAGTAACTCTCCCTCTCTAAATGATGCtgcaaaaaaatttatcattacaaCAACTCTATTGAAGactaaactttaaatttttgttcattttctatAACAATCCCAAAAACATCTATTCAAAAAATTCTACATGCATATCTATACTCGAATCAAACATATATAGTCTATTATTTTCATAGTAGACTTTGTGATCTACGTTGGATCATCCAAAAAATCCTACAACCATGCAAAAGACACAACCAAGAATCCCATAAGAAAAAAGTCACAACATCACACAAAATAATACACATAAAgacatataattattatactCACTCATTTCACTTTTCAAAGCATGCCTAAAAGAGCAATGTTAGTTGAAcgttaacaaaaaaatacatttgaaacatcaaataaacttaacaaaatttattattatctttaaaatttattttaatatgagcCTATATTTGAGATTATTGTGACATTGAATTAACCTAAGTTTTCTGTTGGAGATTCAATACGAAATTATGTATTATCTTCAagattttttgtgaaaaaattgtacttttttagtaatttatataagagaagacaatactaataatttatacatatttaatattgaattgTTCGGTTTGAcggtttaagaagattaattcGAAATACTGACAAAATTTcctgaaattttatatatgttgtttaaaattgacatgTACTAATAAACTGAAAAAAGTGAATCGTCTTGAATAGAATAGGATCAAACCTTAAATATAAAAGTGAGGTGatcattcatttaaaaattattgaaattgtgTAAACAATTTATGGTAATAaccgatgccaaataccttttTTGATTTAAactaacttaatttttaatggCATTTGGACTCGGATGTAGTAATATAACATAGACTAAATGCCCTTTCtgatttataataaaacttaatttttaaaggtatttggtctcgattttagTAATAACCAAGATCAACtaccttttttatttaagagtttatttaattataaaggTATTATGCTTCGGTCATTAGTAGAACGAAAACATTACGTTGAATATGCCTCGTTTGAGAAATTGAAGctcaatgttaaaaataaccATAGTTAAAACCCTTTCTAgcactagaaaaaaaaaacttcttaaGTATTATctactatattttaaattaaaaaaaaattaacagttaCATTTGAATGATTTATTAAAGTGatgaaactaaacaaaaatgaattggTTTTCTTCCAATAAACTTGAAAAGTTTGTTCATTATTTAAGCTTTCTCTTTtcatatttctaaaacacaAACACCACgtacattttacttttaatttttttattggcaAACACTTCCCCTATATCTTTCCACCAATAGGGTCATGTGCACCTTCTTTTGTCTCATTTATGCTTTATAAacacacaatttatattttataatctaGGGAAAACGTTTTAGGCATTCttcattaaaatacatataatacaAGTGGACAACATTTGTTTAATCATGGTACATGCATGTATCCtacaaaaaaagtttataaataccCTTCACATTTGAGCACAAAACACACAATTCTCTCTGAAATAATTCTATAGTACCTTGTGAAGCAATTAATGGCTCATTTGGTTTTCTTTGCTTTGCTATTTGCTGGGCAAGTGATTGGTGGATTCAGTACCCAAAGGCTCCCTCCACCCCAAAATAGAGACATCATAACTGTTCTGAGCGTTGATGGTGGTGGTATCAAGGGGATTCTTCCAACAACAGTTCTTGATTTCTTAGATCAGGCTCTTAAGGTTCACTCTTACATTATTGTTAATACTATGCATGTGTATTGAAATGGAATGAATGAATTATGAATGTTCATGAGGTTAACTTGAACTTAGTTGAGTTGCAGGAAAAGGATCCAAATGCAGATTTAGCACATTACTTTGATGTGATAGCAGGAACTAGCACTGGTGGACTCATAACAGCCATGTTAGCCTCCCCAAGTCCTGATGATCCTACTCGTGGTTACTTTACTCCTGCACAAATTGTAGACTTCTACCAACAAGAAGGCCCTCATATATTCGATGAATCTTGGTATAATAAGAGTAGAATtatgttaggaattcaagtgtgagtctaagtcccacattgatcagaaatgagaaagtagagcactatataagaataaagacccataaacccattgccttaaggttttgggttgaaagtggtgtcaatatcttatgtggttaggcttaAGTCTCATTGATGTTTGTTCTccctagtgaaaccccctccttGTAAAACCTAACACATTAATATTCTCAGAACATCATCAATATTAACAATTAACAGCAACTAATTATAACATGTTTTCCTTTGTTTTTGTGATGATGAAACAACCGACACGCAGTCCTGGAGACGGTCCCAAATTCGATGGGGTGTATTTCCATAACATTACTCGTCAACTGTTGAACGATACACGACTTAATCAAACATTGACCAATGTTGTCATCCCAGCTTTCGACATCAAGACACAAAAGCCGGTTATATTCTCAAACTATAAGGTTAGCACCGTATCCATATGTTTCTTCATACATTAAAATCCAAACACCAATTAATATAATGTTTCGGGGATGCAGATTGAGAATGCTCCGTACTTAAATGCCTTGATGTCGGATATAACCATATCGACTTCAGCTGCACCCACTCAGCTACCACCTTACTATTTTGTGAACGATGGTGTCGAGTTCAATATGGCTGATGGTGGTATAGAAGCTGGGAATCcggtaaattaatttaatcattgatTACAAATATCATAAAATCTCATGTGAATTACGATGCATGGATATacatatattcaaaaataattaacgatgtcaagttttttttttaattagacaCAAACAGCAGTGAGCGAAGTGCTAAAACATCATCATGAATATTCCGAAATCTTAGTGTTATCTGTGGGAACTGGAAAAGTGAAAGTTAATGAGAGCTTTGATGTTGAGATAGCTGCCAATTGGTCATACAAAGATTGGGTTAATAATGCATCACAATTCTTTCTTCGTTCTTCTACAACCATGACTCAATACTACCTAGAATCACTCATCGTAGGCTCTCCACCTAGCCATACATACCTTCGAATTCaggtatatatatgtatatatatgtttcttctcttcttcttttttttgtggGTAATAGGTTTTCGTTTTTCTTAAGGATTATTTATAGTGTTGGATTATATATTGATGAATCATGTCATGAATTGCAGGAATACGACTTGAATCCTGATTTCTCCAATCCATTTAATGCTACACAAGCAAACATGGACGGTCTTGAAGAAACCTGAAAACAACtgttaaaaaaaatgctttaaGGATGAATTTGGATACTTTTGATAAAGAAGAACTTGGGCTAACAAATGCTCAGGCTCTTTgcaggtaaaaaaaaatgaattaataccTTCCAATTTACTGAACTACTAATTTTTGCTGGTTTTGAGGAGAATGGTTTTGTGTATTTTTATGAAGGATTGCTGATATTTTGTACCGAGAAAGACAACATCGTCTGAAACGGAAATCTATGGAAAAGGAAGGAAGACCATTTGTTGAAACCCTTAGGGTTCTTTCTGACAAAACTCAAGCAAATGGGGCATTCCTCATCAGCCTTCTTACTTAATTAATGTCAATTGTATGACCTTGTTTCACTATTGTTGGAATATCTAGAATAAGCAAGGCGTGTGAGTTCTATGTAACTCTTTTAGCTACCAACCATCTCAGAATAAAAAAAGCTTCACTCCATCAAAGTTCAATGCAACTCTTAATGAAAGAACCATGACTGTAATAAGCGTCAATGTATAATATTATTCTCAACGCACGTCActtcttttttcctttgtgTTTTGAAACTACCATAGCTAGAAATTCGTTTTTCACATCAAGATATTGATATTGTGTGAGTTGAAAAGGAATcattaattgtaaaataaaaagttagacaaaatttaaatttccaaAAGAACCAAAATGTTTTTACTAGTTAGCTATTGATATATGTTTTTACAAGGCTGAAGTAATACCTCgtaaagataaaaaagatttCTCAATGGATTCCTCTCCTATAAGTGGTAGTCGTCCTCTAAATTCTCGTTCTTCTATAAGCCAAAGTATGGCAAGGTACCTGCAAAAGATATTTCAATACTCAAGTAAGGGAGAACTTTTCTTTCAAGTAAAATCTCTAGGATTAGCAATAAATGATCAAAATGAGTCTAATTACCTCAGGTGTATTTATAGTAAATTTCTAAGGATCATTGGCTGACATTCTACCGTCTTATGTGGATTCTAACTTGGTTAAAGGCTTGGACCCAGCTATGGGTTTTATGGGCCTAATGTTGGAGGCCCAATTGCTTGGAAGTATGTTCAATCTTTAGCAAATTCTTCTAAGTTATGTCTGAGGAAGGGTTTCATACTTACTCGTTTGCTTACAAATTTGCTTTTGGTCGAGTGTCCTACAATTTGGTTACTTATTTTTGGAGTTTGTGTTCacaattatttacttttactgaaaataaaaagaataaatagaagatattatttgatattgtgattaacaatatctaacaatattttaataatatcaaacaatatctaacactccccttcaagctggagcatacaaatcgtatgtgtcaagcttgttacaaatataatcaattctaggcccctgtaaagacttagtaaaaatatttgttaactgatcacttgagttaacaaactcagtcttgatgtctccagacaTGACCTTTTTCcgaatgaaatgacaatcaatctcaatgtgtttggttctctcatgaaagacaagattagagctaatatgaatAGCAGCTTAATTGTCACacacaagtgtcatttgagtaacatctccaaattgtaactctttAAGCAATTGCTTGAGCCAAACAAGCTCACAGGCAGCTGAGGCCATAactctatattctgcttctacattggatcttgctacaacactttgtttcttactttttcacgaaatcaagttaccaccaatggagacacaatacccagatgtagatcttctatcagaagGAGATCCAGCctaatcagcatctgaatagcaaacaactcttgtatggttattagaaccatataacaatccttttccaagggatcttttaatatacttcaagatacgaatgactgcattctaatgatcttcacatgggaaattaagaaattggcttaccacatGACTGCAAAGGAAATATTAGGACGAGTAACAgtaagataatttaattttccaaTTAATCTTCTATACTGCTCAGGATCAAATATAGACTCCccctgatttggtagaagtttagtattgggatccatgggtgtatcaacagactttgaactcaccaacccagtttcctccagaatatccatggcatactttctttgagatataacaataccatcattggactgtgccacctcaatacccaagaaatatctgagtttgccaagatctttggtctgaaaatggtgacagagatgttgtttcaacttagagatgccatggttgttactccctgtaagaacgatgtcatcaacatatactatcaagtaaacacatccagcACTCGAGTGTTGATAAAAGACAGAATGATATGCTTCACaccgagtcataccaaattgctGAACGAACTTTCCAAACTAGGTCCTAGGagattgttttaggccatatagtGATTTGCAAAGACGACATACCATccagaagactccccctgagcaacaaacctaggaggttgctccatatagatttcatcttgcaaatcaccattaaggaaaacatttttaacatcCAGTTGATAAAGAAACCATTGTTGAAGAACAACCATGGTGATAAATAAACGAATAGAAGCCATCTTTGCCATGGGATAAAAGTATCGCTAcaatccaacccaaaaatttgagtataaactttggccacaagacgagctttgaggcgatcaatagtacTATCAGGTTCAACTTTGATAGAAAACACCCAcctgcaatttatttttaatgttttatataaaattattataatcttattttattttattttccattcattaagttattttatcttctttactCCATTTAtcccattttatttattaatgaatataAGTTTACTTTGTACAtcaacttaataatattataatatcatcatccactaatataatgttatatatatatatatatatatatatatattaaaaaaatgtgtacataGACACTATCACATGCAgtattaaatatcaataaaataatcagtcaatttgataattaataaatcGTCCATATATTATATGTGACAGATCTTTGAAAGAAGTACAGTTTATGAAACATGGTTCTTGATCGGAAGGGAATATGCCTTATCAATATACTGAGGTGAGTAAAATGTATTCAGCTGtactctattttaatattttaaatataatatttactaCCCATTTGACCTATTTTTCAGCCAAATGATCTGACGGAAAAATTATAACTAAGATGAGTAatatcaacaaaatagaaaaaactgTATTATGTAACACATGTACAACTTTTTCTGTTctatttattgtaaaattatttatttacgtTTACTTATATGATACATGTATATTGaatatagttatattttaagaaaataacgATTTTCAGTTTAGTAGTTTGGTtctttaaaaaatgtgttttgtctttatatttaataaaatgtaaaatattagttttcaaCAAAACTTAAACACGCATAATTTTGAAGATTGTTTAGTGACTAAATATAGGGGTTAAGCAGAGGTGGGTAGATGTTATAATTTGTcaattattaacatattttttatatttgtcatatatcttatatctcgaatgttttcataatttttaaaaattttaacatttaatattataatatttgattcctaatatttcatatgtaatatgacttttaaaattttataattttacatctCAACTAAATCTGCATCAAATTCTCAAGTTTAAAATACGAATTTaaggaaatattttatatatatatatatgataataataataataataattattattaatatatgtatataataattaaaatattgataaaattaagtatgtacataataattaataataattaaaatatttttaatttttttactcatctaataatcatttaattttatctttattatcaaggatattttagtaattttcaaattttatctattaaaactttttttaatttattacatcacTCAAATtactcactaactttcataaaattcatCTCTAATTCACTCACTTTACACTTTAAatctacttaaaaaaaatacacatattcATTCACTCATATTCACCAAAATTCATTCTTACACTCTCTTCCAAATTCATCTTCTTATgagaaaacaacaaaagaaaatgtaaatctTAGATACCTAATTTTGTGatgtattagaaaaaaataaaaattattttgtgctgaactgatcatatatatatatatatatatatatatatatatatatatatatatatatattgattttatcGTTGTTCTTCCATTATAAGGCTTAAGATTGGTATAAGAAAAAGAGAAGTGATAAGATAATGTAGTggttatatgaaataaaagagaaaaaaaaaagtaatgtttTCTCCTACtgataatttaaagaaataaaattaattttataaatttaaaaaataaaataaaagaggtCGTGagttcataaaaattaataacattcaCCTAtggaaaatgtaaaataaaaagacGATACTAGCGGACTCTCTTTCCAAAATACCACTCTACCTTCCACGCTACTCCATTAGGGTTAAGTGCACATGCagaattaaatatgaataaaataattaggtgagtttgataattaataaatggtgcatatattatatatgattcTAATCTTTGAAAGAATTACAGTGTCCTTCTGTATCTAACAACATCCATCGAAGAAAAGTGTTTTAACACTTGCGTTAGATACAAGTTTACCCtattttaatattcacaatctaatatatttttcagcCAAATAATCCGACGGAAAAATTATACCTAAGATGAGTAATGTCCATAAAACAAAAGTGTATTATGTaacacatatataatttttttctgttcCATGTTctatttatcttaaaaattatttatattcagGAGTCGTTCAAgaataaagcaaataaaaaatagataaaatatagataaatccAACAGGGTTCTACAAGTTGTAGCATTAGTTTTTTGGGTTTATCTTCAATATTCTAATGAGCTatgttcttttttgtttctttgacGAGAAACATGTTACTTTGTTGACTTGTCCTTTCTTTTATTGAAATACTCCAAAGCTTAGATTGTAATACTCAAAGGACAATATATATGTCATGCCATGATTGATGATATAATGTATACTTAGTATGAATCAATACTCTGCTGACTTCACGAAGAAGTTAATACTAGGGTCAATACTTATTTGCATTAT
Coding sequences:
- the LOC114166298 gene encoding patatin-1-Kuras 2-like, with the translated sequence MAHLVFFALLFAGQVIGGFSTQRLPPPQNRDIITVLSVDGGGIKGILPTTVLDFLDQALKEKDPNADLAHYFDVIAGTSTGGLITAMLASPSPDDPTRGYFTPAQIVDFYQQEGPHIFDESWYNKSRIMLGIQV